The genomic DNA CCCTTTTAAAGATCTCTGTATATGTGCGCTTCCGCGTAGCTTGATCGACTTTTTCAAATAGATACTGTGTATGATGGCATAAAGGAATAATGGTATGAGCAACAGGTGCTTGATGAGCAGAGCTTGACCATAATCCAGAACCCATGAATCCACATATTGCGGTGCTACTATTTCATTGATAAGGAGGCCACCACCCGTCAAAATCAGGACGGTGCCGATTGAAAAAGGTGTAAACCAATTCAAGAACGGTAGCCATCTGCTATTTGGATCAGCACTCCACGATACATACAGCAACACGCCGACCCAGCTGACAATGGCACTTACATGAATGAAGTGAGCAAGAAATCCAAGGACCGGATAAAGAGAAGCGGAATGGCTGGCAAACGAATAAGTTCCAATTAGAATCGCCATCAGGAATAAGCCTAACCTTGCATAAAAAGTGTTATTGGATAAATTATTCTTGTAGACGAGCAAGAACAGAATAATTGAAACCAACACACTCGCAAGCCATGCTTTTCCGATTGTAAAAGTAAACAAGACGGAAGTAAAAGTTTCCCAGTATCCGATACTTTCAGATAAATAACGAATGATATCGAGCATCAAAACAAACGTAATGACTGGTACTGTACCAATCAACCAAAGAAGCAGCTCTTTTGAAATCGTTACTTTCGGTTTCTGATTTGAAGGTATGGATTCGAGCAACAAGCCTCCTACAAGTAGGGAATAGACGATATACAGGACGGCTTTGAAGAGGATGATCATGCTGTCCCCTTCCTTCTAACCATCCAAAATAGAAAGGCTGCACCGCCAAGGATTAATATCCCTGCAAAAATGAGGACGATGGGCGATAACCCATCTTCAACCTCCCCTTTTTCCGTCAAGCCATTTTGGTCTTTCGCTCGATCAGTTTCATTGCTCGTATCCTCATCCTGTTGTTCTTCTCCAATTGCCTCATCTTCCTCAACCTTCTCCGATGACTCCTCTTGCATTTTCGTGTCATCCTTAACTGTGAATGTATAGTCGCCCTCTACAATATGGCTATCTTCAGAGACGATTTTGTATTTGACTTCATATGTTCCTGATGCGAGGGGATCACTCAACTCTCCGAGCATAAGGTTGCCGTCAATTTGAATGGTATTGACGTCAATTGATTGATCGTTTTGATCTTTTATCGAAAATTGACTGCCTTCTTCAATATCTGTGCTGAATTCAAACGTTACGACATCAACTGCATACCCGACAACCTCGCCCTCGCCAGGGGTTGTCCCCACCAACTCCGCATGTGCGGAAGTTACGAGCGGTTGACTGAGTACACCAAGTAGGATCGTAATACCGATGATAATAAATTTGTACATAAGATCGATTCCTTTCCAACGATTACATCGAATCCATCTTACCACCTATATCAACGGCTTTCTACTTTGTTCACAAATCATTCTTATCTCTTCTCTCCATCAAGACAAGAAACTTCGCACGGCAAATTGAAACCGGTCCTTTTCTTCTAAGAATGGATAATGATTACTATGTTGAAAGCGAAGAAAAGTTGAATTCATGAGCAGACCGTGTAATTCTTCAGAGCATCGGATTGGACACTGTACGTCGTTTTCCCCACAAATAATCAATACTGGAAGTTCAATATTGGATAATTCGCTTTTGTAGTCGAAGTAAGGGAATTCGTTCTCGCTGTAATAATCCAACCGGTCAGTAGATATTTTTTTGAAAACATCTGCAGAAAAGTAGGTTTCATATTTTTCTGGTTCATTTAACGAGAGCTTTATACGTTCCCTTGAAATCAGCTTCCTCTCATCAGGATGAAGGTTCTTCATTTTAAGCTTTGCAATCAGACTTTGCATCCGTTGATGGCGAGGATGTGCATCGTTATAGATGCTATCCATATCAGAAGCGTAGTCCCCACTTGCGGCACTCCCTACTACAATCAAGTGATTCAATGAGTCTGGAAAGTCGATTGCATATCGTAATCCTAGCATTCCACCTGTAGAGTGACCTGCATAAGTCCAACTCTCAATTTCCAGACCTTCTCGAATTGAATCAAGATCTTTTACTGTTTCGCTCATCGATAATTCATTTCGTGACTGGTATCCTGTTGATTTTCCTGTTCCTCGAAGATTGATAAGGATGGTTTGATTGTGACGGGTGAACGTATCTGCGAAATGGTCACCCGTCTCATTGAACTCTGAATAGAGATGGGTTACACATACAGGGTTCCCTTCGCCTTTCGTGAACACTTCAAATTGTCCTCGATCCGTATGAACGATGTGAGCTTTCCAATTTCTCAATGTCTCACTCCTTTCCTCCAAACGACCTCTTAATGGAGAGATTTCCCCTTTTTAATGATCCAAAACCACTGATTGATCGTATTCTTGGTAGCATTCTCTTTGAAAGGATTGATATCTAGGATATGCTTGAGAAAATATTAATAAAAAAGGAGAATGAAATGAATGAGTTGGATACCGAGCTCTATGAAAGGGTTATAAGGCAAGACAAAAAAGCCCTCGAGCTCTTATATGAACGTTACGAAAAGCTACTATTTTCATTTGCATATCGGATGACGAAACGGAAGGAACTTTCAGAAGAAATTGTCCAAGAAGTTTTTATTAAGCTATGGACGAAGCCGGGGATCTACGATCAATCAAAAGGGAAATTTTCATCCTGGCTTTTAACCGTCACTCGGAACACGAGTATCGATCAATTAAGAAGGAAAAATGAACAAAACTACGAAATAGAAGAGCGGGATTCCTTACAGGAGAATGAACCGTCCATTGAAGAACAAATTGAATGGAAAGAAGAAGGAAGGCGTCTACAAAAAGCAATGAAGTTTCTAGCGAAAGAACAAAAGGAAATTGTCGAACTCTTTTACTTTAAGGGATTATCACAAAGTAAAATCGCAGAAGTGTTCCAGATTCCACTTGGAACCGTGAAAGGACGACTGCGGCTTGCACTTAAACACTTACGAAAAGACCTGGATTCTACTGGACAAGGGAGGGATAGCGTATGAATAATCAAAATCATTGCGACTTGCTTCTAGATTATTTTAATCAGTGTCTCGATGAAAAAGAAAAGGAACGGTTTGAGGCACATCTTGCAAAATGTAAAGCATGTCGTGAAGAATTACATGAATTAGAAGAGCTGACAGCTGATCTCCCATACGCTTCAGAACCTGTGGAACCAAATGATGGAATGAAAGACCGGATTCTATCAAGTGTATTTGAGCAACCTGTTGAAAACGATGGATTCAATCCTGGAAAAGCGGAAAAAGCTACTGTGGACCCTATCCAAGAGACCGCTGTTCTACGAGCAAAGAAAACATCTCCAGTGAAAAGATGGCTTCAACCATTGCTGGCAGCCTCACTCCTCCTATCACTGACGGCTAACGTCTATTTTTATATGAATGATGAGCCTGCCCCACTCGCAGTCCCAGATGAAGGCGTCAATCAAGTCTTGAAAAACGTAGAGTTGGCAGCCACCGAAGGGTTTGATGCACGAGCTCAAGCAACTATGATTCAAAAGAAAGACGGTATGTCTCTTGTAATGCAAGCTGAAAACCTTCAAAAGCTTTCTGGTACAGAAGCCTATCAAGTCTGGCTGATCAATTCGAATGGTGAGAAGTTCAGAGCGGGAACATTCCTCCCGAATCACAAAGGGCAAGGTGGAGTCATCTATCCTGTCAATATCGAAGGGGAGCATGAATGGGATACGATCGCAGTAACCTTAGAACCTACACCCGATAGCGAACAGCCAAAAGGTCAAATTATACTTGCTTCTAAGTTATAAGGAAGGATAAAAGAACGTCAACTGACGTTCTTTTTTTATCGGTTAATCAGGCATTCCAACAGGCTTTTTGACCAAAACGTAATATGAAAATAAATTTTTTCAAGAAAAAGTGATCCAATTGGTGATCTCTCTCGTTAGCTTTACAAATAAACAAAAAGGAGAGATTCACAAATGAACTTGAAAAAAGGACTCATCGCCATTCCGTTAAGCACATCTTTATTTTTAGGTGGTGTAGCAACCACAGCATTTGCAGAGGATCATGCAAAACCGACTGTTACCACCCCAGCATCCGAACTACGAACATCTCTCGATCATCTCCTGAGTGAACATGCATACTTAGCGGTCGAAACGATGCGAAAAGGAGCAGAAGGGGCTGGCGATTTCGAACAAGCCTCTAGAGCATTGATGGCAAATGCAGACGACTTAAGTGCTGCGATTGCATCCGTTTATGGGGATGAGGCTGGAAAACAATTCGATGAAATGTGGAAAGGACATATCGGATTTTTCGTGGATTATGTAAAAGCGACTGGTGCAAACGACGAATCAAAGAAACAGGAAGCACTCGACAATCTGGCAAACTACAAACAAGAATTTTCTAAGTTCCTAGAAACGGCAACGGAAGAACGACTTGAAGCCGGCGCACTCGCTGAAGGTCTTCAAATGCACGTAAATCAATTGATTGGTGCATTCGATGCCTATGTGGCTGGAGATTATGAGAAAGCATACGAATATGAGCGTGAAGCCATCAACCATATGTATATGGTAAGTAAAGGGTTGTCCAGTGCTATTGTTCAACAGTTCCCTGATAAATTTGAGAATACGAAAGCAGTGACTCCTGCAAATGATTTACGTTCACACTTGAACCACCTGTTAACAGAACATGCTGGCCTAGCGATGATGGCAATGCAAAATGGCATTGATGGCTCAGAAGACTTTGAAGCCTCTGCTCAAGCACTCGCGAACAATACAGAAGATCTAACAGCAGCTATCTCTTCTGTTTATGGTGAAGAAGCAGGCGCACAATTCAAGGAAATGTGGTCCGGTCATATCGGGAACTTTGTCGAATATGTAAAAGCGACAGGCGCAAATGACGAAGAAAAGAAACAGGCAGTACTAGATGCCCTTGCAGCATACAAAGCGAACTTCTCTCAATTCCTTGAGACAGCGACAGATGGTCGTTTGAAGGCGGATGCTCTGTCTGAAGGCCTTCAAATGCACGTTGATCAGCTAGTTGGTACATTTGACAGCTATGTTTCGGAAGACTATGATTCGACGTATACAAATTTAAGAGAGGCCTATGCACATATGCTGAATCCGGCTAAAGGACTATCAAGTGCATTCGTTGACCAGTTCCCTGATAAATTTATGGGAGAAATGCCGACTGAAATGCCGAAAACAGGTCTTGGTGGAACAGCTGATCAGGGTATTTCTCTAACATCCATCCTCTTAGCAGGATTTGCTGCTTCAATGGCAATAGCAATGCTAGCTGTAAGAAGGTTTAGCGGCCAAACAAAATAACGAAAAAGCTTGGAGAGAAGGTTCTTTCCTTCTCTCTTTCTCTTTTCAGCGGATTGGTGCGAAGCGAGCACCAGCTCATGTGTAGAAAAGACGATATAAAAAGGGTGTGTGCGATGAAAAAGAGTCTCCTAGCCAATAGTTTCCTAATCCTCCTGTTAGCTTTAACGGGCTGCAATAGTCAAACGAACACCTCGAAGGATCACCAACTGAAAGCAGAAGCTGCTAATGCTGAGTTGAACGATGAGAACAATGAAGCAACCAATAAACTGAAATCGGATACAACAGAAATCATAAAAGATGATCGGAAAGGAATCGTCCCCGTTTCAATTAAAATCCCTGCAATCAATGTAAAGACAAAGGTGGAACACGTTGGCACGCTAGATGATGGTAGAATGGATGTTCCAAAGGATGCAGCTAACGTAGGTTGGTATGAACCCGGTACACTGCCGGGAGCACCAGGGAATTCCGTCATTGCGGGACATGTCGATGATCTAACCAGTCCAGCCGTATTCTACGACCTGCATAAGCTAAAGGACGGCGACGAAATTATCGTCACAGGAAAATCGGGTGAATCATTGACTTTTATCGTAAATACATCGAAAGTCTATCCTCGGCAGAATGCTCCGATTGAAAACATTTTCGGTTTCTCATACCGAAGCGTGGTCAACTTAATTACATGTACAGGAGAATATGACCCCCGAACGACTGAACGAGCCGAACGTCTCGTAGTATCAGCGGAACTTCATCAAAAAAAGGATTGACCATCATCATGAACTGGTCAATCTTTTTTTGTAGAATTTAAGAATGAAAGTTTTGGTTCGTATTGTCATACGCTTTTAATGAGCTTTACATTTCTGCTGATACACTTCTTTTCTCGCCCCGGCGCTTCAAGGTTTTCATCGTAAAGATGCATGTTAACAACCATGCTCCACCAGCAGCAAAGCCTGCAATCACATCACTTGGGTAATGAACGTGCAAGTAGATCCGGGAGACACCGATCAAGAAAATGAGTATGCTCGCCAAAGCGGCGATATACCAGTATGGCTTGTTTCTCCTGCCAAGATAGTATGCAATCA from Pseudalkalibacillus sp. SCS-8 includes the following:
- a CDS encoding copper resistance D family protein; this translates as MIILFKAVLYIVYSLLVGGLLLESIPSNQKPKVTISKELLLWLIGTVPVITFVLMLDIIRYLSESIGYWETFTSVLFTFTIGKAWLASVLVSIILFLLVYKNNLSNNTFYARLGLFLMAILIGTYSFASHSASLYPVLGFLAHFIHVSAIVSWVGVLLYVSWSADPNSRWLPFLNWFTPFSIGTVLILTGGGLLINEIVAPQYVDSWVLDYGQALLIKHLLLIPLFLYAIIHSIYLKKSIKLRGSAHIQRSLKGETIIILFVFAVTGFLSQQVPPHEVWRTLLQEEPSPLFMLQYDGEIDPQLILTFAWTKASTIWAIVTAATISFTTFSIMKRWPIIVSVLSGLVVTFSAYMALISGVL
- a CDS encoding copper resistance CopC family protein, yielding MYKFIIIGITILLGVLSQPLVTSAHAELVGTTPGEGEVVGYAVDVVTFEFSTDIEEGSQFSIKDQNDQSIDVNTIQIDGNLMLGELSDPLASGTYEVKYKIVSEDSHIVEGDYTFTVKDDTKMQEESSEKVEEDEAIGEEQQDEDTSNETDRAKDQNGLTEKGEVEDGLSPIVLIFAGILILGGAAFLFWMVRRKGTA
- a CDS encoding alpha/beta hydrolase, translating into MRNWKAHIVHTDRGQFEVFTKGEGNPVCVTHLYSEFNETGDHFADTFTRHNQTILINLRGTGKSTGYQSRNELSMSETVKDLDSIREGLEIESWTYAGHSTGGMLGLRYAIDFPDSLNHLIVVGSAASGDYASDMDSIYNDAHPRHQRMQSLIAKLKMKNLHPDERKLISRERIKLSLNEPEKYETYFSADVFKKISTDRLDYYSENEFPYFDYKSELSNIELPVLIICGENDVQCPIRCSEELHGLLMNSTFLRFQHSNHYPFLEEKDRFQFAVRSFLS
- a CDS encoding RNA polymerase sigma factor; amino-acid sequence: MNELDTELYERVIRQDKKALELLYERYEKLLFSFAYRMTKRKELSEEIVQEVFIKLWTKPGIYDQSKGKFSSWLLTVTRNTSIDQLRRKNEQNYEIEERDSLQENEPSIEEQIEWKEEGRRLQKAMKFLAKEQKEIVELFYFKGLSQSKIAEVFQIPLGTVKGRLRLALKHLRKDLDSTGQGRDSV
- a CDS encoding anti-sigma factor domain-containing protein; this translates as MNNQNHCDLLLDYFNQCLDEKEKERFEAHLAKCKACREELHELEELTADLPYASEPVEPNDGMKDRILSSVFEQPVENDGFNPGKAEKATVDPIQETAVLRAKKTSPVKRWLQPLLAASLLLSLTANVYFYMNDEPAPLAVPDEGVNQVLKNVELAATEGFDARAQATMIQKKDGMSLVMQAENLQKLSGTEAYQVWLINSNGEKFRAGTFLPNHKGQGGVIYPVNIEGEHEWDTIAVTLEPTPDSEQPKGQIILASKL
- a CDS encoding copper amine oxidase, giving the protein MNLKKGLIAIPLSTSLFLGGVATTAFAEDHAKPTVTTPASELRTSLDHLLSEHAYLAVETMRKGAEGAGDFEQASRALMANADDLSAAIASVYGDEAGKQFDEMWKGHIGFFVDYVKATGANDESKKQEALDNLANYKQEFSKFLETATEERLEAGALAEGLQMHVNQLIGAFDAYVAGDYEKAYEYEREAINHMYMVSKGLSSAIVQQFPDKFENTKAVTPANDLRSHLNHLLTEHAGLAMMAMQNGIDGSEDFEASAQALANNTEDLTAAISSVYGEEAGAQFKEMWSGHIGNFVEYVKATGANDEEKKQAVLDALAAYKANFSQFLETATDGRLKADALSEGLQMHVDQLVGTFDSYVSEDYDSTYTNLREAYAHMLNPAKGLSSAFVDQFPDKFMGEMPTEMPKTGLGGTADQGISLTSILLAGFAASMAIAMLAVRRFSGQTK
- a CDS encoding class F sortase, yielding MKKSLLANSFLILLLALTGCNSQTNTSKDHQLKAEAANAELNDENNEATNKLKSDTTEIIKDDRKGIVPVSIKIPAINVKTKVEHVGTLDDGRMDVPKDAANVGWYEPGTLPGAPGNSVIAGHVDDLTSPAVFYDLHKLKDGDEIIVTGKSGESLTFIVNTSKVYPRQNAPIENIFGFSYRSVVNLITCTGEYDPRTTERAERLVVSAELHQKKD